From Laspinema palackyanum D2c:
ATTATTAGAAAAAGTTAGCGCTTATGAACCCCGGGTCATTGGGATTGATTTATATCGGAATTTTCGCGTAGAACCGGGGTCGGAAAGATTAGAACAGGTTTTTGAATCTACCCCGAATTTAATTGGGATAGAAAAAGTGGTGGGCAATCGAGTCAAACCTCCTCGGATTTTAGAAGACCTTGGCCAGGTGGCAATGGCGGATTTGGTCTTGGATCCCGATGGTAAAGTTCGTCGCAGTTTACTCTCGGTGGTTACCGATGATGATGAGACTAAATTAAGTTTATCCGCCCGGATAAGTTTAATGTATTTGGAAGCAGAAGGGAAGGCTTTAGAGGCGGTAGACCCCAATAGTTCCCACTTACAATTGGGTCAAGCCCGGTTTATCCCCCTAGAAGGAAATGAAGGGGGATATGTCCGGGCAGATACGGGGGGGTATCAAATTTTTCTGAACTATAAGGGGAGAGAAAAGAATTTTAAAACAATTTCCATGACTGATATTTTGACCGATCGCATTTCCCCGGATTTAATCCGCGATCGGGTGGTGTTAGTCGGGGTGACCGCTGAGAGTCTGAATGACCTATTTTTGACCCCCTACAGTGCCTATGGCAATAGTCTGAACCGAATGCCTGGAGTGGTGATTCATGCCAATGCGATCGCCCAAATTTTAAGCGCCGCCCTCGATGGTCGCCCCTTTATTCAAGTTTGGCGGGATTCTGCGGAATGGTTCTGGGTCATCTTCAACTCCCTATTTGGGGCCACCGTCTCCTATTCCTTGCTCCAAGCTCGAATTTTCAAAAACAATTCAAGCGGGCGATGGGCAATTTTTGCCGTCTGGCTAGGATTGGGGAATCTGGGACTTTTAATTGGGGGTTATGTTGCTTTTTTAAATAGTTGGTGGATTCCCATCGTCTCTCCCATCGTTGCTTTAACCACTTCAGCGATCACCATTGCCGGATATTATAGCCGGGGACTCCAGCGCGATAGCCAAAGTCAATTGACCCAGTTTTTAGAAGCTATGCCCGTAGCCATTGCCGTTCTTGATGCCAAGGGTAAACCCTATTATACCAATCAAAAAGCCAAAGAATTATTAGGTAAAGGACCCGTAACGAACGCACCAACTCAGCGGTTATCTGATGTTTATCAAATCTATTTTGTGGGGAGCGATCGGCCCTATCCCTCGGAACGCTTACCCATCGTGCGCGCACTTCATGGCGATCGCACCACTGCCGATGATATGGAAATTCACCGCCCTGATGCCACCATCCCCATCGAAGCCTGGGGAACCCCGATTTATGATGATAATGGCAATAT
This genomic window contains:
- a CDS encoding CHASE2 domain-containing protein; this translates as MTAPTVAAIVISANSAGLFQLLEWATLDLFFRYRPSEPTDPRIVIVTIDENDLTKVGQWPMPDAVLAQLLEKVSAYEPRVIGIDLYRNFRVEPGSERLEQVFESTPNLIGIEKVVGNRVKPPRILEDLGQVAMADLVLDPDGKVRRSLLSVVTDDDETKLSLSARISLMYLEAEGKALEAVDPNSSHLQLGQARFIPLEGNEGGYVRADTGGYQIFLNYKGREKNFKTISMTDILTDRISPDLIRDRVVLVGVTAESLNDLFLTPYSAYGNSLNRMPGVVIHANAIAQILSAALDGRPFIQVWRDSAEWFWVIFNSLFGATVSYSLLQARIFKNNSSGRWAIFAVWLGLGNLGLLIGGYVAFLNSWWIPIVSPIVALTTSAITIAGYYSRGLQRDSQSQLTQFLEAMPVAIAVLDAKGKPYYTNQKAKELLGKGPVTNAPTQRLSDVYQIYFVGSDRPYPSERLPIVRALHGDRTTADDMEIHRPDATIPIEAWGTPIYDDNGNISYAMAAFQDITDRKQVEAERERFTKELFELNQNLEDALDAELELTDAYGRFVPHEFLYFLGYESIVEVKLGEAVEMEMSILFSDIRDFTTLSEGMTPEDNFKFINSYLSSMEPAIADNNGFIDKYIGDAIMALFSGSADDAVKAGITMLNQLAEYNQGREQSGYLPIHIGIGINTGSLMLGTVGGQKRMDSTVISDAVNLASRIEGLTKNYGVALLIGDRTFCSLKDPNSYNIRHIDRVQVKGKSEIVSVYEVFDADPPAIREGKLITKSIFEEAIQFYNKGSYPEAARFFQKCLRINPEDKVAQIYLERTQSH